In Elusimicrobia bacterium HGW-Elusimicrobia-1, the following proteins share a genomic window:
- a CDS encoding transcriptional repressor, with amino-acid sequence MSVKDIAGQKKILTDFLKANGLRVTRQRLVLLDLFLKTHGHMSPREIYAAARKHHPRYGWATVYRTLKLFSRANLASPINFDSRTARYEPETAGKHHDHLVCTVCGKSIEFYDDKIEALQEAAAAKRGFIPKCHSLEIYGVCSKCLRRVK; translated from the coding sequence ATGAGCGTCAAAGATATTGCCGGACAAAAAAAGATCCTTACCGATTTTCTTAAAGCCAACGGCCTTCGCGTCACGCGCCAGCGCCTTGTGCTGCTTGACCTGTTTCTTAAAACCCACGGACATATGAGTCCGCGCGAAATATACGCGGCGGCGCGCAAACATCATCCCCGTTACGGCTGGGCCACGGTATATAGGACGCTCAAACTTTTCAGCAGGGCTAATCTGGCCAGTCCCATAAACTTCGATTCGCGGACGGCCAGATACGAACCCGAAACGGCCGGCAAACACCACGACCACCTTGTTTGCACGGTGTGCGGCAAGTCCATAGAGTTTTACGACGACAAAATAGAGGCGCTACAGGAAGCGGCCGCCGCCAAAAGAGGATTTATCCCGAAATGCCATTCGCTTGAAATCTACGGAGTGTGCTCAAAATGCCTTCGACGCGTAAAATAA
- the pyk gene encoding pyruvate kinase has protein sequence MIMPRFASPRGKRSAARAKIIATIGPSSETAAGLRKMTEAGLDAARFNFSHGSAEDHTRRLTLVRELNRKRRRAVKVIADMEGPRIRMGQLGASGELPLRRGQTLVLTNVPSKQNLSASKKIVYFDYKGDLRAVKSGHGIFIDDGSIMLRATRTFRRAVTTVVVDGGILRSRKGVNIPDARLRFRGLSEKDAAAIRWAVGRGADFIAQSFVTDAGQVGKIRRAAETIATASGTKAPGVIAKIENREGIRNIASIIKASDGIMVARGDLGVSVPVWEVPFIQKSIIKKCRAAGKFSIVATQMLESMTNSPLPTRAEVSDVANAILDGADYVMLSGETAVGKYPAEAVRMMDRIIKYSETMKK, from the coding sequence ATGATTATGCCGCGATTCGCATCGCCGCGCGGAAAACGTTCCGCGGCGCGCGCAAAAATTATAGCGACCATTGGCCCGTCGTCGGAAACAGCGGCGGGTTTAAGAAAAATGACCGAGGCGGGGCTCGACGCCGCAAGATTCAACTTTTCACACGGCTCCGCCGAAGACCACACGAGGCGGCTGACGCTTGTGCGCGAACTCAACCGCAAACGCCGGCGGGCGGTAAAAGTCATCGCGGATATGGAAGGCCCCAGAATAAGAATGGGGCAACTCGGCGCATCGGGCGAACTGCCGCTGCGACGGGGACAAACACTCGTTCTGACGAACGTTCCGTCGAAACAAAATCTTTCCGCGTCAAAAAAAATCGTATATTTCGATTACAAAGGCGACCTGAGAGCCGTCAAGTCCGGCCACGGAATTTTTATAGACGACGGCAGCATAATGCTGCGCGCGACAAGAACTTTCCGCCGCGCCGTGACGACGGTCGTAGTCGACGGCGGAATCCTTCGCTCCAGAAAAGGCGTAAACATTCCAGACGCGCGGCTGCGCTTTCGCGGACTGTCGGAAAAAGACGCCGCCGCAATCCGGTGGGCCGTCGGCCGCGGGGCGGATTTCATAGCCCAATCTTTTGTAACCGACGCCGGTCAGGTCGGTAAAATCCGGCGAGCCGCCGAAACTATTGCCACAGCGTCCGGAACAAAGGCGCCCGGCGTCATAGCAAAAATCGAAAACCGCGAAGGCATACGCAATATCGCCTCGATAATAAAAGCGTCCGACGGAATAATGGTGGCAAGGGGCGATCTGGGCGTATCCGTGCCGGTATGGGAAGTGCCTTTCATTCAAAAATCAATAATAAAGAAATGCCGCGCGGCGGGCAAATTTTCAATAGTGGCCACTCAAATGCTTGAGAGTATGACCAATTCCCCCCTGCCCACGCGGGCCGAAGTTTCGGACGTGGCCAACGCCATACTCGACGGCGCGGACTACGTGATGCTTTCCGGCGAGACGGCCGTCGGCAAATATCCCGCCGAGGCAGTCAGAATGATGGACAGGATAATAAAATATTCGGAGACGATGAAAAAGTGA
- the feoB gene encoding ferrous iron transport protein B, giving the protein MPSTRKIILVGNPNVGKSALFYRLSGQYANISNYPGTTIEIFSAEAGIGRHAVEIIDTPGVNSLWHQSEDERVTSAVLKDNPDALIVQVCDSKNLMRSFVLTAQIAELKRPFVMALNLFDEARDEGLKINVAEIAKSFGVSATPTIAVTGEGVGALKEIIAAALDAKPSAGGGITVTHAPEIDRAAEAVKRFAPAAGWEYIILGSDAAKASETFGGGAAEELAGILSDIRKRFIRPPETLLFEAYYAIAADVTGRAVTAGRKESSRASETFGRLIMKPFPGYLVAAVTLYAMYLFVGVFAAGTMVDFIEENIFGNIINPFFTRLFDAAGAAEGSFLRDIFVGEYGVITMALTYAVAIVFPIVGAFFIFFGALEDSGYLPRLAALLDRLFKKIGLNGKAVLPMVLGLGCGTMATLTSRILEKPRERIIASLLLALAIPCSAQLGVILGILGSAGPAVFLIWLFTIVSVFAGVGYLAARLLPGSSSSFIIEIPPLRMPLPGNIMMKVKQRVIWYLLEAVPLFIYGTLALFLLDRIGALDTIITLMSPAVKGVLGLPEKAAEAFLIGFFRRDYGAAGLYELSRRGLLDARQTTVSIVTVTLFVPCLAQLLVMIKERGKTVAGAIFAFVITFSFTVGGLLNAILKAVDF; this is encoded by the coding sequence ATGCCTTCGACGCGTAAAATAATTCTGGTGGGCAATCCCAACGTCGGAAAGTCGGCGCTGTTTTACCGCCTTTCGGGACAGTACGCCAATATATCGAATTACCCCGGCACGACCATAGAGATATTCAGCGCGGAGGCCGGAATCGGCCGGCACGCCGTAGAAATTATTGACACCCCGGGAGTAAATTCTCTCTGGCATCAGAGCGAGGACGAACGCGTAACGAGCGCCGTGTTAAAAGATAATCCCGACGCGCTGATAGTCCAGGTTTGCGACTCAAAGAATCTTATGCGCTCGTTCGTTCTGACGGCGCAGATAGCCGAACTCAAAAGACCGTTCGTGATGGCGCTCAACCTTTTCGACGAAGCTCGCGACGAAGGCCTTAAAATAAATGTCGCCGAAATCGCAAAGTCGTTCGGAGTGAGCGCGACGCCGACCATTGCCGTCACGGGAGAAGGCGTCGGCGCGCTGAAAGAAATAATTGCAGCGGCGCTCGACGCAAAGCCGTCGGCCGGAGGCGGCATAACCGTAACGCACGCTCCCGAAATCGACCGCGCGGCGGAGGCCGTAAAGCGGTTCGCGCCGGCCGCGGGATGGGAATATATAATACTCGGCTCGGATGCGGCCAAGGCCTCGGAGACCTTCGGGGGAGGGGCGGCCGAAGAACTCGCCGGAATTTTATCCGATATACGAAAACGTTTTATCCGTCCGCCGGAGACGCTTCTGTTCGAGGCATATTACGCCATCGCCGCGGATGTAACCGGACGCGCCGTGACCGCCGGCCGCAAAGAATCGTCGAGGGCCTCGGAAACCTTCGGCCGTTTGATAATGAAGCCGTTCCCGGGCTATCTTGTGGCGGCCGTCACCCTGTACGCGATGTATCTTTTCGTGGGAGTTTTCGCCGCGGGCACCATGGTGGATTTTATCGAGGAAAATATTTTCGGGAACATAATAAATCCGTTTTTCACGCGATTATTCGACGCCGCCGGAGCGGCCGAAGGATCTTTCCTCCGGGATATTTTTGTGGGCGAATACGGCGTAATAACAATGGCTCTGACTTACGCCGTCGCCATTGTTTTTCCCATCGTGGGAGCGTTCTTTATTTTCTTCGGAGCGCTGGAAGATTCCGGCTACCTTCCGCGCCTGGCCGCACTGCTTGACAGATTGTTTAAAAAAATAGGCCTTAACGGCAAAGCGGTGCTGCCTATGGTTCTGGGTCTGGGGTGCGGCACAATGGCCACGCTTACGTCGAGAATCCTCGAAAAACCCCGCGAACGGATAATTGCGTCGCTGTTGCTGGCGCTGGCCATTCCCTGCTCCGCGCAGCTCGGCGTAATATTGGGAATTCTGGGCTCGGCAGGTCCGGCGGTTTTTCTGATATGGCTTTTCACCATCGTTTCGGTTTTCGCCGGAGTGGGTTATCTGGCCGCGCGGCTTCTTCCGGGCTCGTCGAGCAGTTTTATCATCGAAATCCCTCCTCTGAGAATGCCACTGCCCGGAAATATTATGATGAAAGTAAAACAGCGGGTAATCTGGTATCTGCTGGAAGCCGTTCCTCTTTTTATCTACGGCACGCTGGCGCTTTTTTTGCTCGACAGAATCGGCGCGCTTGATACGATAATAACACTTATGTCCCCCGCCGTCAAAGGCGTTCTGGGTCTTCCGGAAAAAGCCGCGGAGGCATTTCTGATAGGATTTTTCCGTCGGGATTACGGCGCGGCGGGCCTTTACGAACTTTCAAGGCGGGGTCTGCTCGACGCCCGCCAGACGACAGTCAGCATAGTAACGGTCACATTATTCGTGCCGTGCCTGGCGCAACTTCTGGTAATGATAAAAGAACGAGGGAAAACCGTGGCGGGGGCAATATTCGCTTTTGTCATAACGTTCTCGTTTACCGTCGGCGGACTGCTTAACGCGATACTGAAAGCGGTTGATTTCTAG
- a CDS encoding CusA/CzcA family heavy metal efflux RND transporter, whose product MIDKLIKWCLDNRFVVLAVTLAVVGWGVAVMGKVPVDAIPDIGENQQIIFAEWPGRDAKTVENQVTYPLTTRMFGLPGVKTIRASSAFGFSMVYVVFRDEVDFYWSRSRIVEKLREAQKYLPEGVTPSLGPDATGLGQVFWYTVEGGGLNLQELRSIQDYYIRYQLSSVEGVSEVAAVGGFVKQYQIDIDPDRMVTYGVTPSEVFKAVKNSNVDVGAKVVERGGTEYIVRGVGLIKNTADIENIVVALRGEGVPILVKNIANVAIGPDFRRGVLNRGGQEAAGGVVIVRYGENAREVIKRVKQKISEIAPGLPDGVKIVPFYDRTELIGRTLNTLRDTLILEILATVAVVFLFLWHFASNLIVSLVLPVAIVIAFIFMRMFGIDANIMSLSGIAIAIGALVDAGIVMTENAHRHLSADGGKRPRAEVIHKAAREVGPALLTAVATTVISFIPVFGLTGQEGKLFGPLAYTKTFALVGSAVLAITLVPVLCYYFLKGRLTPPEENPVGKKLAFLYERVLRFMLARRKIFWASSAALVLFAGAIFMKMGREFMPPFDESTILFMPVVSPSVSLTEASRIMRIQNKIISGFPEVDSVVGKAGRAETATDPAPIEMFETIINLKPKKHWRKGMSKRKLLVELDEALKLPGVANIWTQPIINRVDMLSTGIRTSVGVKIFGDDSFEIERLAGKIKDIVAGVPGAADLYAEKITGKPYVEIIPDRLKLARYGIAIGDFMEIVENAIGGENLIEIYEGRERYPARVRFSREYRDAPEKIARLALPLADGAAVRISQIAEVRIIEGPAMINSENGRLRGYVLMNVKGRDSVGFVEEARRKVASELAGQIPPGYSIEWAGQFENQVRARRSITVLLPVSLFLSYLLIFMNFKSHPKSLAIFAAVPVSFAGGVFLLAVSGYNFSVAVWVGFIALFGIAVDDGVLMTTYLDDVFARRNPSDKNSITEAVVEAGKARIRPAFMTSITTILALLPIFIFPGTGKEVMIPMAIPSFAGMIFASLSWFIVPTIYSWIKERNVKN is encoded by the coding sequence ATGATCGACAAACTCATAAAATGGTGTCTTGACAACAGATTCGTGGTGCTGGCCGTTACTCTGGCCGTCGTCGGATGGGGAGTTGCCGTTATGGGCAAAGTCCCCGTCGACGCCATACCGGATATCGGCGAGAATCAGCAGATAATCTTCGCCGAATGGCCGGGCAGAGACGCCAAGACCGTCGAGAATCAGGTAACGTATCCCCTGACCACGCGGATGTTCGGGCTGCCCGGCGTAAAAACCATCCGCGCGTCGTCGGCCTTCGGCTTTTCCATGGTTTACGTCGTATTCCGCGACGAGGTGGATTTTTACTGGTCGCGGTCGCGCATCGTGGAAAAACTCCGCGAGGCCCAGAAATATCTGCCCGAAGGCGTCACGCCATCGCTGGGGCCCGATGCCACCGGTCTTGGCCAGGTATTCTGGTACACCGTCGAGGGCGGCGGACTCAATCTGCAAGAATTAAGAAGTATCCAGGACTATTACATCCGCTACCAACTCTCGTCGGTCGAAGGCGTTTCCGAAGTCGCGGCGGTCGGCGGTTTCGTAAAACAGTACCAGATAGACATAGACCCCGACAGGATGGTGACCTACGGCGTCACGCCGTCGGAGGTATTCAAGGCCGTAAAAAATTCCAACGTCGACGTCGGAGCCAAAGTAGTCGAGCGGGGCGGCACGGAATACATCGTGCGCGGCGTAGGGCTGATAAAAAACACGGCCGACATAGAAAATATCGTCGTGGCGCTGCGCGGCGAAGGCGTGCCGATTCTCGTCAAAAATATCGCCAATGTCGCCATCGGGCCGGATTTCCGTCGGGGAGTGCTCAATAGAGGCGGGCAAGAGGCCGCGGGCGGGGTGGTGATAGTAAGGTACGGCGAGAATGCGCGCGAAGTCATAAAGCGCGTAAAACAAAAAATCTCCGAAATCGCGCCCGGCCTTCCGGACGGAGTCAAAATAGTCCCATTCTACGATCGGACAGAACTGATAGGACGCACGCTTAACACCTTGCGCGACACGCTGATTCTTGAAATTCTAGCCACGGTGGCGGTTGTCTTTTTATTCCTGTGGCATTTCGCTTCCAATCTTATAGTATCGCTTGTCCTGCCGGTGGCCATAGTAATCGCATTCATATTTATGCGGATGTTCGGCATAGACGCCAACATTATGTCTCTGTCGGGAATAGCCATTGCCATAGGGGCGCTGGTGGACGCCGGCATTGTTATGACGGAAAACGCCCACAGACATCTGTCCGCCGACGGAGGCAAACGTCCGCGCGCGGAAGTCATCCACAAAGCCGCGCGCGAAGTCGGGCCGGCGCTTCTTACGGCCGTCGCCACGACGGTAATTTCCTTTATACCGGTTTTCGGCCTTACCGGCCAGGAAGGAAAACTCTTCGGCCCGCTGGCTTACACCAAAACTTTCGCCCTTGTCGGCTCGGCCGTTCTGGCGATTACGCTGGTTCCCGTCCTTTGCTATTATTTTCTTAAAGGCCGGCTCACGCCGCCCGAAGAAAATCCCGTCGGCAAAAAACTCGCCTTCCTGTACGAGCGGGTCTTGAGATTTATGCTCGCGCGGCGCAAAATATTTTGGGCGTCTTCCGCCGCGCTGGTGCTTTTCGCCGGCGCGATATTCATGAAAATGGGCCGCGAATTCATGCCGCCGTTCGACGAAAGCACGATTCTTTTTATGCCGGTGGTATCGCCATCGGTATCGCTTACTGAGGCCTCAAGAATAATGCGTATTCAGAATAAAATCATAAGCGGATTCCCCGAGGTCGATTCCGTCGTCGGAAAAGCCGGCCGCGCCGAAACCGCGACCGATCCGGCGCCCATAGAAATGTTTGAAACCATCATAAACCTTAAACCGAAAAAACACTGGCGCAAAGGAATGAGCAAAAGAAAACTGCTCGTCGAACTCGACGAGGCGCTGAAACTGCCCGGCGTAGCCAACATCTGGACTCAGCCCATAATCAACCGCGTAGACATGCTTTCGACCGGCATACGCACTTCGGTCGGGGTAAAAATCTTCGGGGACGACTCTTTTGAAATAGAGCGTCTGGCCGGAAAAATAAAAGACATCGTCGCCGGCGTTCCCGGCGCGGCGGATCTCTACGCCGAAAAAATCACCGGAAAGCCCTATGTGGAAATAATTCCCGACCGGCTGAAATTGGCCAGATACGGCATCGCCATCGGCGATTTTATGGAAATAGTGGAAAACGCGATAGGCGGCGAAAACCTTATAGAGATTTACGAAGGCCGCGAACGCTATCCGGCGCGCGTGAGATTTTCCAGGGAATACCGCGACGCCCCCGAAAAAATCGCGCGGCTGGCGCTGCCTCTTGCCGACGGCGCAGCCGTCAGAATATCGCAAATCGCCGAGGTCAGAATTATCGAGGGGCCCGCGATGATAAACTCGGAAAACGGACGACTGCGCGGATACGTGCTGATGAACGTAAAAGGTCGTGATTCCGTGGGTTTTGTAGAAGAAGCCCGACGGAAAGTCGCCTCCGAACTCGCGGGGCAAATTCCCCCCGGCTACTCCATCGAATGGGCGGGGCAGTTTGAAAATCAGGTCCGCGCGCGCCGCTCCATAACCGTGCTGCTTCCGGTTTCGCTTTTCTTAAGTTATCTTCTGATATTCATGAACTTCAAGTCCCACCCCAAATCGCTTGCGATTTTTGCCGCAGTGCCGGTTTCTTTCGCCGGCGGAGTTTTTCTGCTGGCGGTATCGGGGTACAATTTTTCCGTGGCGGTGTGGGTGGGCTTTATCGCTCTTTTCGGCATAGCCGTCGACGACGGCGTGCTGATGACGACATATCTCGACGATGTTTTCGCGCGCAGAAATCCGTCGGACAAAAACTCGATAACCGAAGCCGTTGTCGAGGCGGGCAAAGCCAGAATACGTCCGGCGTTTATGACGAGCATAACGACCATACTGGCGCTTCTTCCCATATTCATTTTCCCGGGCACGGGCAAAGAGGTTATGATTCCCATGGCGATTCCGTCGTTCGCGGGAATGATATTCGCGTCCCTATCGTGGTTCATAGTTCCGACGATTTATTCGTGGATAAAAGAAAGAAACGTAAAAAATTGA